One part of the Vicia villosa cultivar HV-30 ecotype Madison, WI linkage group LG6, Vvil1.0, whole genome shotgun sequence genome encodes these proteins:
- the LOC131611198 gene encoding uncharacterized protein LOC131611198: protein MVAGRNVDINVKAMMRWTGAIGKAPQENGGYGGKDEFRVFEDFQRCNPPIFKEGYGPDKAHAWMREIEKIFQVVSCTDVQKVRFGTHMLTKEADVWWSNTVRRFQIEGIEVTWTLFRDAFLGNYFPEDVRGKKEVRFLQLKRGGEQFREKSYDDMREQSGLGKKPSGGGASTPIKCYTCGETGHKTVDCGIGSSRICYSCGEQGHNCAMCDKPKKEQAKGKVSALSGAETNTKDKLI from the coding sequence atggttgcaggaaggaatgttgacattaatgttaaggcaatgatgaggtggactggtgcgattggaaaagcgccgcaagagaatggtggttatggaggaaaggatgagttccgtgtttttgaagattttcaaaggtgcaacccgccgatctttAAAGaagggtatggaccggacaaagcgcacgcatggatgagagaaattgagaagatctttcaagttgtgagttgtactgatgtacagaaggtacggtttggtactcacatgctgacaaaagaagctgacgtttggtggagtaatactgtacgGAGATTTCaaatagaaggtattgaagttacttggactcttttccgtgatgcatttttgggaaactattttccagaagatgtgcgtggaaagaaagaagtgaggtttctacagttgaaacgaggaggagaacagttccgtgagaaatcgtacgatgacatgagggaacaatctggtcttggcaagaagccaagtgggggaggagcttctactccAATTAAGTGCTACACgtgtggcgagacgggtcacaaaactgttgattgtggaattggctcgagtaggatttgctacagttgtggtgagcaaggacataattgtgccatgtgcgataagccaaagaaggagcaagcgaaaggaaaagtgtctgcgttgtctggtgctgagactaatactaaggataagttaatctga